A window from Ciconia boyciana chromosome 21, ASM3463844v1, whole genome shotgun sequence encodes these proteins:
- the ADPRS gene encoding ADP-ribosylhydrolase ARH3 → MAAAAGSGSGSGRAAVRPRPGAARFRGCLAGALLGDCLGAVFEGRSVVKLPDLLRFLRGLEPAPGLPEAGEPAGSARRETLSYTDDTAMSRSVVQSLLAKREFDEVDMAKRFAEEYKKEPNRGYGMAVVNVFKKLLSPKCNDVFEPARAQFNGKGSYGNGGAMRVAGISLVYSDVQDVKKFAKLSAELTHANSLGYNGAILQALAVHLALQGELSKETFLEQLISHMEDVEADDKSLTDARALGFEDLPFSRRLKKIKEFLELSSVPKADVLFELGNGIAALRSVPTAIYSFLRCMEADPDIPDHYSNLQRTIIYCISLGGDTDTIATMAGAIAGAYYGEEQIPPSWEQSCEAFQETQKLANSLYELYCQRL, encoded by the exons atggcggcggcggcgggttCGGGCTCAggcagcgggcgggcggcggtgcGGCCTCGGCCGGGAGCCGCCCGGTTCCGGGGCTGCTTGGCCGGGGCGTTGTTGGGTGACTGCCTGGGCGCCGTCTTCGAAGGCAGGAGCGTCGTGAAGCTGCCCGACCTGCTACGTTTCCTCCGAGGCCTGGAACCGGCGCCCGGGCTGCCTGAGGCGGGGGAGccggccggcagcgcccgcAGAG AGACGCTTTCGTACACGGACGACACGGCCATGAGCAGGTCGGTGGTGCAGTCCCTGCTAGCCAAGCGAGAGTTTGATGAAGTTGATATGGCCAAGAG GTTTGCTGAGGAGTACAAGAAGGAACCCAACAGGGGCTATGGGATGGCTGTTGTCAATGTCTTCAAGAAGCTCCTGAGCCCCAAGTGTAATGATGTGTTTGAACCAGCGAGAGCCCAGTTTAATGGGAAAGGCTCCTATGGCAATGGCGGTGCCATGAGGGTGGCAGGCATCTCGCTCGTGTATTCTGATGTCCAGGATGTTAAGAAG tttgcGAAGCTGAGTGCTGAGTTAACCCATGCCAACTCCCTGGGCTACAACGGGGCCATCCTGCAGGCCCTGGCCGTGCATCTCGCCCTGCAGGGAGAACTCAGCAAGGAGACCTTCCTGGAGCAGCTCATTAGCCACATGGAAGATGTAGAGGCAGATGACAAGTCTCTTACTGACGCCCGAGC gCTGGGATTTGAGGATTTGCCATTTTCAAGGCgtctaaagaaaataaaggaatttttgGAGCTCAGCAGTGTTCCCAAAGCAGATGTATTGTTTGAATTAG GCAATGGCATTGCCGCTTTGCGGTCTGTCCCTACTGCAATTTACTCCTTCTTGCGCTGCATGGAAGCTGACCCAGATATTCCTGATCACTACAGCAACCTGCAGAGGACCATCATCTACTGTATCTCTCTGGGTGGAGACACAGACACCATTGCTACCATGGCAGGAGCCATTGCAGGGGCTTATTACGGGGAGGAACAGATACCCCCAAgttgggagcagagctgtgaagCTTTTCAAGAGACACAGAAGCTGGCAAATAGCTTGTATGAACTCTACTGCCAGCGGCTCTGA
- the COL8A2 gene encoding collagen alpha-2(VIII) chain codes for MLPDAVALLVVVVMVVGLRSAAGGGAAGYAQVKYMQPMVKGPLGPPFREGKGQYLDMPPLLPMDLKGEPGPPGKPGPRGPPGPPGYPGKPGTGKPGMHGQPGPAGPPGFSGIGKPGIPGLPGKAGMKGMPGAKGEPGMRGEQGPRGLPGPPGLPGPAGISVNGKPGPQGGPGLPGFRGEPGPKGEPGPRGERGMKGENGVGKPGLPGPRGNGGPPGPAGPPGPAGIGKPGLDGLPGAPGEKGDMGPPGGPGINGEPGPMGPRGPPGIDGIGVPGAAGVPGIQGPMGPKGEPGIRGLPGLPGPTGYGKPGLPGLKGDRGQPGVPGAIGDKGEPGVDGEPGEPGPPGIIGPPGPPGSMGLPGKHGLPGSKGDVGPSGPPGMPGMRGDQGPNGFAGKPGVPGERGLPGSQGPPGPTGPKGEPGFIGLPGVPGLTGGPGPKGDGGIPGQPGLRGPSGIPGLQGPAGPMGPQGLPGLKGEPGLPGVPGEGKTGEPGMAGPIGPPGMPGTPGLNGPPGPPGPPGPPGAPGVFDETGIAGLHLPDGGVEGAVLGNGKPGKPQYGRGELSARIAPAFTAILTSPFPASGMPVKFDRTLYNGHNGYNPVTGIFTCPVSGIYYFAYHVHVKGTNVWVALYKNNVPATYTYDEYKKGYLDQASGSAVLELKENDQVWVQMPSDQANGLYSTEYIHSSFSGFLLCPT; via the exons ATGCTGCCGGACGCCGTGGcgctgctggtggtggtggtgatggtggtcGGCCTTCGCTCGGCAGCGGGAGGAGGCGCGGCGGGCTATGCCCAAGTGAAGTAcatgcagcccatggtgaagggacccctgggaccccccttCCGTGAAGGCAAAGGGCAGTACCTGG ACATGCCGCCGCTGCTGCCGATGGACCTCAAAGGGGAGCCAGGACCGCCAGGGAAGCCCGGCCCACGCGgacccccggggccgcccggctACCCCGGAAAGCCGGGCACAGGGAAGCCGGGAATGCACGGCCAGCCCGGGCCTGCTGGGCCCCCCGGCTTCTCGGGCATTGGGAAACCCGGCATCCCAGGACTCCCTGGAAAGGCGGGTATGAAAGGGATGCCCGGAGCCAAGGGCGAGCCCGGCATGCGAGGAGAGCAAGGGCCAAGAGGActgcccggccccccggggctgccggggccggccggcATCTCGGTCAACGGGAAGCCAGGCCCCCAGGGTGGCCCCGGCCTGCCCGGGTTTCGGGGTGAGCCTGGCCCAAAAGGAGAGCCAGGTCCCCGTGGAGAGCGAGGGATGAAGGGTGAAAACGGCGTGGGGAAGCCAGGGTTACCGGGGCCCCGGGGCAATGGGGGCCCTCCTGGCCCCGCGGGGCCCCCAGGGCCTGCTGGCATTGGAAAACCCGGCCTCGACGGCCTGCCAGGCGCGCCGGGGGAGAAGGGCGACATGGGCCCTCCGGGCGGGCCTGGCATCAATGGGGAGCCTGGCCCCATggggccccggggcccccccggcaTCGACGGGATCGGCGTCCCGGGTGCCGCGGGGGTGCCGGGGATACAGGGCCCCATGGGACCGAAGGGAGAGCCTGGGATCCGCGGCCTCCCTGGCTTGCCGGGCCCGACGGGCTATGGGAAGCCGGGCTTGCCTGGCCTAAAAGGAGACCGTGGGCAGCCCGGGGTGCCGGGAGCCATCGGCGATAAGGGGGAACCTGGCGTTGACGGGGAGCCGGGTGAGCCGGGCCCTCCCGGCATCATCGGGCCGCCAGGTCCACCAGGGTCCATGGGCCTGCCAGGCAAGCACGGGCTGCCCGGCTCCAAAGGTGATGTGGGGCCGAGTGGGCCCCCAGGAATGCCGGGGATGCGCGGCGACCAGGGCCCGAACGGCTTCGCGGGGAAGCCAGGGGTGCCAGGGGAAAGGGGCCTGCCCGGGTCACAGGGACCCCCCGGCCCAACGGGCCCCAAAGGAGAACCAGGGTTCATCGGCCTCCCAGGGGTGCCAGGATTAacgggcggccccgggccgaAAGGGGATGGCGGGATCCCGGGGCAGCCAGGGCTGAGGGGCCCCTCTGGCATCCCGGGCTTGCAAGGACCTGCAGGTCCCATGGGGCCTCAGGGGTTACCGGGGCTGAAAGGGGAGCCCGGGCTCCCTGGAGTTCCCGGTGAGGGGAAGACCGGTGAGCCCGGCATGGCTGGACCCATCGGTCCCCCGGGAATGCCGGGAACGCCAGGGCTGAACGGACCGCCGGGCCCACCGGGGCCGCCTGGGCCGCCAGGAGCGCCCGGGGTGTTCGACGAGACGGGCATCGCGGGGCTGCACCTGCCCGACGGAGGCGTGGAGGGAGCCGTGCTGGGGAACGGCAAGCCGGGGAAGCCGCAGTACGGCCGAGGAGAGCTCTCCGCCCGGATCGCACCAGCCTTCACCGCCATCCTCACCTCCCCCTTCCCGGCGTCGGGCATGCCGGTTAAGTTTGACCGGACTTTGTATAACGGGCACAACGGCTACAACCCGGTCACCGGGATATTCACCTGCCCCGTATCTGGCATCTACTATTTTGCCTACCATGTGCATGTCAAAGGGACTAACGTTTGGGTGGCGCTTTATAAGAACAACGTGCCCGCCACCTACACCTACGACGAGTACAAAAAGGGCTACCTGGACCAGGCCTCGGGCAGTGCCGTGCTTGAACTCAAGGAGAATGACCAAGTCTGGGTACAAATGCCCTCGGACCAGGCCAACGGGTTGTACTCCACGGAATACATCCACTCCTCCTTCTCCGGGTTCCTGCTTTGCCCCACATAA